One Streptomyces fagopyri DNA window includes the following coding sequences:
- a CDS encoding glutathione-independent formaldehyde dehydrogenase, which produces MKAVVYKGPFTVAVEEIERPGIQHPNDAIVRITSTAICGSDLHMYEGRTAAEPGIVFGHENMGIIEEIGQGVTSLKKGDRVVMPFNVACGFCTNCVEGFTGYCLTVNPGFAGGAYGYVAMGPYKGGQADYLRVPYADFNCLKLPPGEEHESDFILLADIFPTGYHGCELAQVRPGESVAVYGGGPVGLMAAYSALIRGAKKVFVVDRVAERLQKAEEIGAVAINFAEGDPVEQIKDRTEGIGTDKGVDAVGYQATAHGTEREEPATVLNSLVGTVRATGAVGVPGLYVPSDPGGPDEQAKHGMLLVAIGKLFEKGLRIGTGQCNVKRYNRFLRDMIIEGRAKPSFVVSHEMPLDQAPSAYDKFDKRIEGYTKVVLHP; this is translated from the coding sequence ATGAAGGCCGTTGTGTACAAGGGACCGTTCACCGTGGCGGTCGAAGAGATCGAAAGGCCCGGCATCCAGCACCCGAACGACGCGATCGTACGCATCACCTCCACCGCGATATGCGGCTCGGACCTGCACATGTACGAGGGTCGCACCGCTGCCGAGCCCGGCATCGTCTTCGGCCACGAGAACATGGGAATCATCGAGGAGATCGGCCAGGGCGTCACCTCGCTCAAGAAGGGCGACCGCGTCGTCATGCCCTTCAACGTCGCCTGCGGTTTCTGCACCAACTGCGTCGAGGGATTCACGGGATACTGTCTCACCGTCAATCCCGGTTTCGCCGGCGGCGCTTACGGCTATGTGGCCATGGGACCGTACAAGGGCGGTCAGGCCGATTATCTTCGCGTCCCCTACGCCGACTTCAACTGCCTGAAGCTCCCACCGGGAGAGGAACACGAGAGCGACTTCATCCTGCTCGCCGACATCTTCCCCACCGGCTACCACGGCTGCGAACTCGCGCAGGTCCGGCCCGGCGAGAGCGTCGCGGTGTACGGCGGCGGGCCGGTCGGACTCATGGCCGCCTACTCGGCGTTGATACGCGGCGCGAAGAAGGTGTTCGTCGTGGACCGCGTCGCCGAACGGCTGCAGAAGGCCGAGGAGATCGGCGCGGTTGCGATCAACTTCGCCGAGGGCGACCCCGTCGAGCAGATCAAGGACCGGACCGAGGGCATCGGCACGGACAAGGGTGTGGACGCCGTCGGTTACCAGGCCACGGCGCACGGCACGGAACGCGAGGAACCGGCGACCGTCCTCAACTCGCTCGTGGGGACGGTCCGGGCGACCGGAGCGGTCGGCGTACCCGGACTCTATGTCCCGTCCGACCCCGGCGGCCCGGACGAACAGGCCAAGCACGGCATGCTCCTGGTGGCGATCGGCAAGCTCTTCGAGAAGGGCCTGCGGATCGGGACGGGCCAGTGCAACGTGAAGCGCTACAACCGCTTCCTGCGCGACATGATCATCGAGGGCCGGGCGAAGCCGAGCTTCGTCGTCTCCCATGAAATGCCGCTGGATCAGGCGCCGTCGGCGTACGACAAGTTCGACAAGCGGATCGAGGGTTACACGAAGGTCGTGCTGCACCCGTAG
- a CDS encoding sensor histidine kinase yields the protein MADDLLSRMRARAASHPQGVDAVFGLVVVCATLFAVRFGPSGRALGAEDLVAASLACALIATRRRWPLPVFWVVTVVSAAFNLHAALVAPLLATSVICTYTVASRTTRRVAVVTGAITILTVYAAVVIGAGRSWTDPQNAAIVAWGGLAVAVGGAVRSRQADLAAVEERARQAEHNRDEEARRRVVEERLRIARDLHDVVAHHIAVINVQVGVATALLREEPDVAEEALAHVRQAARTVLADLSTVLDVLRSGEPGHATEPPPGLSRLASMLDALGAAGLRVEHRQEGEARPLPSAVDLAAYRIVQESLTNAHKHGSEPAARLRIDYTPAGLAIVVDNAAAHRRPDAHGTGHGLIGLRERAGSVGGTVRTGRDDGGRFTVSAFLPVTPDLADLADRPDRQETRT from the coding sequence ATGGCTGATGACCTGTTGTCCCGGATGCGCGCACGGGCCGCGTCCCATCCGCAGGGCGTGGACGCGGTGTTCGGCCTGGTGGTCGTCTGCGCGACCCTGTTCGCGGTGCGCTTCGGGCCCTCGGGCCGGGCGCTCGGTGCGGAGGATCTCGTCGCGGCCTCGCTGGCCTGCGCGCTGATCGCCACCCGCCGCCGCTGGCCGTTGCCCGTCTTCTGGGTGGTCACGGTGGTCAGCGCGGCGTTCAACCTGCACGCGGCGCTCGTCGCCCCGCTGCTCGCCACGAGTGTGATCTGCACCTACACGGTCGCCTCCAGGACCACCCGGAGGGTCGCCGTGGTGACCGGCGCCATCACCATACTGACCGTGTACGCCGCGGTCGTCATCGGAGCCGGCCGCAGCTGGACCGATCCGCAGAACGCCGCGATCGTGGCCTGGGGCGGCCTCGCGGTCGCCGTGGGCGGGGCCGTACGGAGCCGCCAGGCGGACCTGGCCGCCGTCGAGGAACGCGCCCGGCAGGCGGAGCACAACCGTGACGAGGAGGCGAGGCGCCGGGTCGTGGAGGAGCGGCTGCGCATCGCGCGGGACCTGCACGACGTGGTCGCGCACCACATCGCCGTCATCAATGTGCAGGTCGGCGTCGCCACCGCCCTCCTCCGGGAGGAGCCCGACGTGGCCGAGGAGGCACTGGCCCACGTCCGGCAGGCCGCTCGCACCGTACTCGCCGATCTCTCCACCGTGCTGGACGTGCTGCGCTCCGGGGAGCCGGGTCACGCGACCGAGCCGCCACCGGGTCTGAGCCGGCTGGCATCGATGCTGGACGCGCTCGGCGCCGCCGGACTGCGGGTCGAGCACCGGCAGGAGGGCGAGGCCCGTCCCCTGCCGTCCGCGGTGGACCTCGCCGCGTACCGCATCGTGCAGGAGTCCCTGACCAATGCCCACAAACACGGCAGTGAACCAGCGGCGCGGCTGCGGATCGACTACACCCCGGCGGGCCTCGCCATCGTCGTCGACAACGCCGCCGCGCACCGGAGGCCGGACGCCCACGGCACCGGGCACGGACTCATCGGCCTGCGGGAGCGGGCCGGTTCGGTCGGCGGGACGGTACGCACCGGACGGGACGACGGCGGCCGGTTCACCGTCAGCGCCTTCCTCCCCGTGACGCCCGACCTCGCCGACCTCGCCGACCGCCCCGACCGGCAGGAGACCCGCACATGA
- a CDS encoding multicopper oxidase family protein yields the protein MTELPGLLPGLDRRRFLRTAAALSGAGMLGTLAGCTSPGSESGAAAGGGEFGGRTLTSAAELPERFSTPLPIPPVKRPARTTADTDYYDITAREARVEILPGLRTAIMGYDGIFPGPTIATRRGRRTVLRYRNQLDVPTVVHLHGGHTPPESDGFPTDLVLPATGGARFAEQAVGGRTSTGTRDYTYPLDQRAATLWYHDHRMGFTGPQVWRGLAGFLLVTDDEEAALPLPRAERDIPLMIADRAFDADGSLRYPSMDPRLISMAGVDADHMAGAAGDVVLVNGAPWPELEVDAARYRFRILNASNARRYELALDPAPHGGGPFTQIGSDQGLLAAPLRHTTLPIAPAERFDVVVDFSGWPVGTRVTLTNRAGGGGTGQIMRFVVARRATDDSRIPARLSSIEPLPTASATRRPWMFRKGRVTSMGTDAAGWVINGREFDPRRVDAAPRLGEVEVWRLATDAYHPVHIHLSPFQVLSRDGGPPGPADHGWKDTIDLRPKQYADVAVRFDDYAGRYLLHCHNLEHEDMAMMATFRTGR from the coding sequence ATGACCGAACTACCTGGGCTGTTACCGGGACTTGACCGACGACGGTTCCTCCGCACCGCGGCCGCGCTCAGCGGCGCCGGGATGCTGGGCACGCTCGCCGGCTGCACATCACCCGGATCGGAGTCGGGCGCCGCCGCGGGCGGCGGCGAGTTCGGGGGCCGGACGCTGACGTCCGCCGCCGAGCTGCCCGAACGCTTCAGCACGCCGCTGCCGATCCCCCCGGTGAAACGGCCCGCGCGCACCACCGCGGACACCGACTACTACGACATCACCGCGCGGGAGGCCCGCGTGGAGATCCTGCCCGGCCTGCGGACGGCCATCATGGGGTACGACGGGATCTTCCCGGGCCCCACCATCGCGACGCGACGCGGGCGCAGGACCGTACTGCGCTACCGCAACCAGCTAGACGTGCCGACCGTCGTGCACCTGCACGGCGGGCACACCCCGCCCGAGAGCGACGGGTTCCCGACCGATCTCGTACTGCCCGCCACCGGCGGCGCGCGGTTCGCGGAGCAGGCGGTCGGCGGCAGGACCAGTACCGGTACCCGCGACTACACGTATCCCCTCGACCAGCGGGCGGCGACGCTGTGGTACCACGACCATCGCATGGGCTTCACCGGTCCCCAGGTCTGGCGCGGGCTGGCCGGCTTCCTGCTGGTGACCGACGACGAGGAGGCGGCGCTGCCGCTGCCCCGTGCGGAGCGCGACATCCCGCTGATGATCGCCGACCGCGCCTTCGACGCGGACGGATCGTTGCGGTACCCCTCGATGGATCCGCGCCTGATCAGCATGGCGGGCGTGGACGCGGACCACATGGCCGGTGCGGCCGGTGACGTCGTCCTCGTCAACGGGGCTCCCTGGCCGGAGCTGGAGGTCGACGCGGCGCGCTACCGGTTCCGGATCCTCAACGCGTCCAACGCCCGCCGCTACGAGCTCGCCCTCGACCCCGCACCCCACGGCGGCGGCCCGTTCACCCAGATCGGCTCGGACCAGGGCCTGCTGGCGGCGCCGCTGCGGCACACCACCCTTCCGATCGCCCCGGCGGAGCGGTTCGACGTGGTCGTCGACTTCTCCGGCTGGCCGGTCGGCACCAGGGTGACGCTCACCAACCGGGCGGGAGGGGGCGGGACCGGGCAGATCATGCGGTTCGTCGTCGCCCGCAGGGCGACCGACGACAGCCGGATACCCGCGAGGCTCTCCTCGATCGAGCCGCTGCCGACCGCCTCGGCGACGAGACGGCCGTGGATGTTCCGCAAGGGCCGGGTGACGAGCATGGGGACGGACGCGGCCGGCTGGGTCATCAACGGCCGTGAGTTCGACCCCCGGCGGGTGGACGCGGCCCCCCGCCTCGGGGAGGTGGAGGTCTGGCGTCTGGCCACCGACGCCTACCACCCCGTACACATCCACCTCTCGCCCTTCCAGGTCCTCTCCCGCGACGGCGGCCCGCCCGGTCCCGCCGACCACGGGTGGAAGGACACGATCGATCTCCGGCCCAAGCAGTACGCCGACGTGGCCGTCCGGTTCGACGACTACGCGGGCCGGTACCTGCTGCACTGCCACAACCTCGAACACGAGGACATGGCCATGATGGCCACCTTCCGGACCGGTCGCTGA
- a CDS encoding discoidin domain-containing protein yields MRLRSLGIALAAAAALIALPAHSPAAAAETPLSQGRTASSSSDENAGTPAANAVDGNIGTRWSSAASDAQWLQVDLGTAANLSKVVLNWETAYGKDYKIQVSDNGSSWTDIKSVTGGDGGTDTLDVAGHGRYVRMSGVTRATQYGYSLWEFQVFGTSDTGTPPTGNCNTANAAKGRPATASSTENAGTPASGAFDDNTGTRWSSQASDPQWVQVDLGSVQDICKVDLNWEAAYGKEFTIQSSANGQDWTTLKSVTNGTGGTASYDVSGSGRYLRVNGTVRGTAYGYSLWEVAVHTGSTGTPPVEGGGDLGPNVIVVDPSTPNLQAKFDQVFAQQETSQFGSGRYQFLLKPGTYNGINAQLGFYTSISGLGLNPDDTQINGDITVDAGWFNGNATQNFWRSAENLAIRPVNGTDRWAVAQAAPFRRIHVQGGLNLAPNGYGWASGGYIADSKIDGTVGPYSQQQWYTRDSSVGGWTNGVWNMTFSGVQGAPATNFDSGPYTTLDNTPVSREKPFLYLDGNTYKVFVPGKRTNARGVSWPANAGGTSLPLDQFYVVKPGATAATINTALAQGLNLLFTPGVYHLDQTINVTRANTVVLGLGLATIVPDNGVDAMHVADVDGVRLAGFLIDAGSTKSDTLLQIGPAGSSADHAANPTTMQDVFVRIGGAGPGLATNSVVVNSDDAIVDHTWIWRADHGAGVGWETNRADYGLVVNGDDVLTTGLFVEHFNKYDVLWNGERGRTIFFQNEKAYDVPNAAAITHDGIVGYAAYKVADSVNVHEAWGLGSYCNFTSDPTIVQQHGFQVPVKTGIKMHDILVISLGGKGQYAHVINNTGAPTSGTDTVPSKITQFP; encoded by the coding sequence ATGAGACTCAGATCCTTGGGGATCGCGCTCGCCGCAGCGGCGGCGCTCATCGCCCTCCCCGCCCATTCGCCCGCTGCCGCGGCCGAGACTCCCCTCTCCCAAGGCAGGACAGCCAGCTCCTCCTCCGACGAGAACGCCGGAACGCCCGCCGCGAACGCCGTCGACGGCAACATCGGCACCCGCTGGTCCTCGGCCGCCTCCGACGCGCAGTGGTTGCAGGTCGACCTCGGAACGGCCGCCAACCTCAGCAAGGTCGTCCTCAACTGGGAGACGGCCTACGGCAAGGACTACAAGATCCAGGTCTCCGACAACGGGAGTTCCTGGACCGACATCAAGTCGGTCACCGGCGGCGACGGCGGCACCGACACCCTCGACGTGGCCGGCCACGGCCGCTACGTGCGGATGAGCGGCGTCACCCGGGCCACCCAGTACGGATACTCGCTCTGGGAGTTCCAGGTCTTCGGCACCAGCGACACCGGCACTCCCCCGACCGGGAACTGCAACACGGCCAACGCGGCCAAGGGCAGGCCCGCCACCGCGTCGTCCACCGAGAACGCGGGCACGCCCGCCTCCGGCGCCTTCGACGACAACACCGGAACCCGCTGGTCCAGCCAGGCGTCCGACCCCCAGTGGGTCCAGGTGGACCTGGGATCGGTCCAGGACATCTGCAAGGTCGACCTCAACTGGGAGGCCGCCTACGGCAAGGAGTTCACCATCCAGTCGTCGGCCAACGGCCAGGACTGGACGACTCTGAAGTCCGTCACCAACGGGACCGGCGGCACGGCCTCGTACGACGTCTCCGGCTCGGGCCGCTACCTCCGCGTCAACGGGACCGTCCGCGGCACCGCCTACGGCTACTCGCTCTGGGAGGTCGCCGTCCACACCGGCTCCACCGGCACTCCGCCGGTCGAGGGCGGCGGGGACCTCGGTCCCAACGTCATCGTCGTGGATCCCAGCACCCCCAATCTGCAGGCCAAGTTCGACCAGGTCTTCGCCCAGCAGGAGACCAGCCAGTTCGGGTCCGGCCGTTACCAGTTCCTGCTGAAGCCGGGCACCTACAACGGCATCAACGCGCAACTCGGCTTCTACACCTCGATCTCCGGGCTCGGACTCAACCCCGACGACACGCAGATCAACGGCGACATCACCGTGGACGCCGGCTGGTTCAACGGCAACGCCACCCAGAACTTCTGGCGTTCGGCGGAGAACCTCGCCATCAGGCCCGTCAACGGCACCGACCGCTGGGCGGTCGCCCAGGCGGCGCCGTTCCGCCGTATCCACGTCCAGGGCGGACTCAACCTCGCCCCGAACGGCTACGGCTGGGCGTCCGGCGGCTACATCGCCGACTCGAAGATCGACGGCACGGTCGGCCCCTATTCGCAGCAGCAGTGGTACACCCGTGACAGCTCGGTCGGCGGCTGGACGAACGGCGTCTGGAACATGACGTTCTCCGGTGTCCAGGGCGCGCCGGCGACCAACTTCGACAGCGGCCCGTACACCACCCTGGACAACACACCGGTCTCCCGCGAGAAGCCGTTCCTGTACCTGGACGGCAACACCTACAAGGTGTTCGTGCCCGGCAAGCGGACCAACGCCCGCGGTGTGTCCTGGCCCGCCAACGCCGGCGGGACCTCGCTGCCGCTGGACCAGTTCTACGTCGTCAAGCCCGGCGCGACCGCGGCGACCATCAACACGGCGCTCGCCCAGGGCCTCAACCTCCTCTTCACGCCCGGCGTGTACCACCTCGACCAGACCATCAACGTGACCCGCGCCAACACCGTCGTGCTCGGGCTGGGACTGGCCACCATCGTTCCCGACAACGGGGTCGACGCCATGCACGTGGCCGACGTCGACGGCGTCCGGCTCGCCGGATTCCTCATCGACGCGGGCTCCACCAAGTCCGACACCCTGCTGCAGATCGGCCCGGCGGGCAGCTCCGCCGACCACGCCGCCAACCCGACGACCATGCAGGACGTGTTCGTCCGCATCGGCGGCGCGGGACCCGGTCTGGCCACCAACTCCGTGGTGGTCAACAGTGACGACGCCATCGTCGACCACACCTGGATCTGGCGCGCCGACCATGGCGCCGGAGTCGGCTGGGAGACCAACCGGGCCGACTACGGTCTGGTGGTGAACGGCGACGACGTCCTCACCACCGGTCTCTTCGTGGAGCACTTCAACAAGTACGACGTGCTCTGGAACGGCGAACGCGGCCGGACGATCTTCTTCCAGAACGAGAAGGCCTACGACGTGCCGAACGCGGCCGCCATCACCCATGACGGCATCGTCGGTTACGCCGCCTACAAGGTCGCGGACAGTGTCAACGTCCACGAGGCCTGGGGGCTGGGCAGCTACTGCAACTTCACGTCCGATCCGACGATCGTCCAGCAACACGGCTTCCAGGTCCCCGTCAAGACAGGCATCAAGATGCACGACATCCTGGTGATCTCCCTCGGCGGCAAGGGTCAGTACGCCCACGTCATCAACAACACGGGCGCGCCGACCTCGGGAACGGACACCGTCCCGTCCAAGATCACCCAGTTTCCCTGA
- a CDS encoding MMPL family transporter: MQTFALFLLRRRRWVIGFWLVVLLAGGTAAGRLPDRLSSDFSLPGQEGSETQAELARTYGVSADLGCLPVLTAPAGRTIARADVTAVADRIRAMGGVQVLDYGGTGDPDFLTEDGHSTFLLVYGPQPAGFDDPLADPVDRTVRAAARERGLTAAVTGYNQLAAGSDTGGDKGLSVLGETLVGALGALLVLVFVFASFLALVPLLIAGVSILATFLVVLGLTTFTDVSFVVQFLIALVGLGVAIDYSLLVVSRWREERARGRSNDEAVVTAVTTAGRAVLASGITVAISLVALVVVDVPLIRSMGFGGMVIPVISTLVVLTLLPVLLSVAGPRVDRPRLRTEGHTSRAWSAWARGVVRYRWAAAGVACAALALAIVPVFGLQIGQSGSDSLARDGVAHDTLAALRTGGVGDGVLTPMPLLVRSGADATAVATAAGRVDGVRMAVVAPAARGGVTEVVVVPEHETVDNTSVAVVSAVRNATRGLPGYIGVAGRGAVVLDYQRAVFDNFPYVLGLIALVTFVLLVRTFRSLLLPLKAVLLNLVSVAAVFGSVTWFWQDGHGSGALFGIAATGALTFWLPVLIFAFLFGLSMDYEVFILARMREEYDRTGSTSYAVEHGLGRTGRLVTSAALILFFAFAALAAAPGTDIKVLATALGAGILLDATVVRALLVPAMVSLFGKYNWWLPAGIARLLRVEASPLTPDTVVPAGHDAGSHPQVDDSAVADTGADALTGDDRGEVRDGSAPVR; encoded by the coding sequence GTGCAGACCTTCGCGCTCTTCCTGCTGCGCCGTCGCCGGTGGGTGATCGGCTTCTGGCTGGTCGTCCTGCTGGCCGGGGGCACCGCGGCCGGCCGGCTGCCGGACCGGCTGTCGTCGGACTTCTCGCTGCCCGGCCAGGAGGGTTCCGAGACCCAGGCCGAGCTCGCCCGCACCTACGGCGTCTCGGCCGATCTGGGCTGTCTGCCGGTGCTCACCGCGCCGGCCGGCCGCACGATCGCTCGCGCGGACGTCACCGCCGTCGCGGACCGGATCCGCGCGATGGGCGGCGTCCAGGTGCTCGACTACGGCGGCACCGGTGATCCGGACTTCCTGACCGAAGACGGGCACAGTACGTTCCTGCTCGTCTACGGACCGCAGCCGGCCGGCTTCGACGACCCGCTCGCCGATCCTGTGGACCGCACGGTCCGGGCGGCGGCACGGGAGCGGGGTCTGACGGCCGCCGTCACCGGCTACAACCAGCTCGCGGCCGGCAGCGACACCGGCGGCGACAAGGGGCTCAGCGTGCTGGGCGAGACACTGGTCGGCGCGCTGGGCGCGCTGCTGGTGCTGGTCTTCGTGTTCGCGTCGTTCCTCGCCCTGGTCCCGCTGCTGATCGCTGGCGTGTCCATCCTGGCGACGTTCCTGGTCGTCCTCGGCCTGACCACGTTCACGGACGTGTCCTTCGTCGTGCAGTTCCTTATCGCTCTCGTCGGGCTGGGCGTCGCGATCGACTACTCACTGCTGGTGGTCTCCCGCTGGCGCGAGGAGCGGGCCCGCGGCCGGTCGAACGACGAAGCGGTCGTCACGGCGGTGACGACGGCGGGACGAGCGGTGCTCGCCTCCGGCATCACCGTCGCGATCAGCCTGGTCGCGCTGGTCGTGGTCGACGTGCCGCTGATCAGGAGCATGGGCTTCGGCGGCATGGTGATCCCGGTGATCAGCACCCTGGTCGTACTCACCCTGCTGCCGGTCCTGCTGAGCGTGGCCGGCCCCCGCGTCGACCGGCCCCGGCTCCGTACGGAGGGACACACCTCACGGGCCTGGTCGGCCTGGGCACGGGGGGTCGTGCGGTACCGCTGGGCCGCCGCCGGGGTCGCCTGTGCCGCGCTCGCGCTGGCGATCGTCCCGGTCTTCGGGCTTCAGATCGGCCAGTCCGGTTCCGACTCCCTGGCCCGCGACGGCGTGGCCCACGACACGCTGGCGGCGCTCCGTACCGGCGGGGTGGGCGACGGGGTGCTGACGCCGATGCCGTTGCTGGTCCGGTCCGGCGCGGACGCCACCGCGGTCGCCACGGCCGCCGGGCGCGTGGACGGCGTCCGGATGGCGGTCGTCGCCCCGGCCGCGAGGGGCGGTGTCACCGAGGTGGTCGTGGTGCCCGAGCACGAGACGGTGGACAACACCAGTGTGGCCGTGGTGAGTGCGGTACGGAACGCGACGAGGGGCCTGCCGGGGTACATCGGCGTGGCCGGCCGCGGCGCCGTCGTCCTCGACTACCAGCGGGCGGTCTTCGACAACTTTCCGTATGTGCTGGGTCTGATCGCCCTGGTCACCTTCGTGCTGCTGGTCCGTACGTTCCGCTCACTGCTGCTGCCGCTCAAGGCGGTGCTGCTCAACCTGGTCAGCGTGGCCGCGGTGTTCGGGTCGGTCACCTGGTTCTGGCAGGACGGACACGGCTCGGGGGCGCTGTTCGGGATCGCGGCGACCGGCGCGCTGACGTTCTGGCTGCCGGTCCTGATCTTCGCGTTCCTGTTCGGGCTGTCCATGGACTACGAGGTCTTCATCCTGGCCCGGATGCGCGAGGAGTACGACCGCACCGGTTCGACGTCGTACGCGGTGGAGCACGGACTGGGACGCACCGGGCGGCTGGTCACCTCGGCCGCGCTGATCCTGTTCTTCGCGTTCGCCGCGCTGGCCGCCGCCCCCGGTACCGACATCAAGGTCCTGGCCACCGCTCTGGGCGCGGGCATCCTGCTCGACGCCACCGTGGTGCGGGCACTGCTGGTACCGGCGATGGTGTCGCTGTTCGGCAAGTACAACTGGTGGCTGCCCGCGGGGATCGCGAGACTGCTGCGCGTCGAAGCGTCGCCCTTGACTCCGGACACGGTCGTCCCGGCCGGTCACGACGCGGGCTCGCACCCACAGGTCGACGATTCGGCCGTGGCCGACACCGGGGCCGACGCTCTCACCGGCGACGACCGGGGCGAAGTCCGCGACGGATCCGCGCCGGTGCGGTGA
- a CDS encoding response regulator, whose translation MTIRVLLADDQTLIRAGFRVLVDRAPDLEVVGEATNGREAVELAAATRADVILMDIRMPELDGIEATRLITEDENLAGVRVLILTTFELDENVLRALRAGASGFLSKSVEPADLQEAIRVVAGGEALLSPKATRGLIARFLDEPTPGPLPSPVRLDGLTERERETMALVAAGLSNDEIGERLYVSPLTAKTHVNRAMMKLGARDRAQLVVFAYQSGLVRAGDLPVR comes from the coding sequence ATGACGATCAGAGTGCTGCTCGCCGACGACCAGACGCTCATCCGGGCCGGATTCAGGGTCCTGGTCGACCGCGCGCCCGATCTGGAGGTGGTGGGGGAGGCGACGAACGGCCGTGAGGCGGTCGAACTCGCCGCAGCCACCCGCGCCGACGTGATCCTCATGGACATCCGGATGCCGGAGCTGGACGGCATCGAGGCGACCCGGCTGATCACCGAGGACGAGAACCTGGCCGGAGTACGGGTGTTGATCCTGACCACCTTCGAACTCGACGAGAACGTCCTGCGCGCCCTGCGTGCCGGCGCCAGCGGATTCCTCAGCAAGAGCGTCGAACCCGCGGACCTCCAGGAGGCCATCCGCGTCGTCGCCGGCGGCGAGGCGCTGCTGTCGCCGAAGGCCACGCGCGGCCTCATCGCCCGTTTCCTCGACGAGCCGACGCCCGGGCCGCTGCCCAGTCCGGTGCGACTCGACGGTCTCACCGAGCGGGAGCGCGAGACCATGGCCCTGGTCGCCGCCGGACTCTCCAACGACGAGATCGGCGAGCGGTTGTACGTCTCCCCGCTGACCGCCAAGACACATGTGAACCGGGCGATGATGAAGCTCGGCGCGCGCGACCGCGCCCAACTCGTCGTCTTCGCCTATCAGAGCGGCCTGGTCCGGGCCGGTGACCTTCCTGTGCGGTGA
- a CDS encoding FAD binding domain-containing protein, which yields MLLRLPTSVSEAQECMAEGAEPIGGATLVWAAWQRDGFPERAMSLRNLPEANAIGPRSLGSAVVLNRIDDRVPEVLRRAAGSVGTGAVRRTATVGGNLVGSTLRCLLPAALVLDAGATVLEPDRVYETDLAEVIAKHHLLLSLNWREPRVSGYHKVSGDAGGPPPLVVATAVHADDDGRHRLRIAVRDGYEVLCESVECDRDTAQVLHTLERTDIGALHSTASELVRDQVAAVLARVTDR from the coding sequence ATGCTGCTGCGTCTGCCCACGTCCGTGTCCGAAGCACAGGAGTGCATGGCCGAGGGGGCGGAGCCGATCGGCGGCGCGACACTCGTCTGGGCCGCCTGGCAGCGGGACGGCTTTCCCGAGCGGGCCATGTCGCTGCGCAACCTGCCGGAGGCCAACGCGATCGGGCCCCGGTCGCTGGGCTCCGCCGTGGTGCTGAACCGGATCGACGACCGTGTGCCGGAGGTACTGCGGCGGGCGGCCGGCTCGGTGGGGACCGGAGCCGTCCGCCGGACGGCCACGGTGGGGGGCAACCTCGTCGGCAGCACGCTGCGCTGCCTGCTGCCCGCGGCACTCGTCCTGGACGCCGGCGCGACCGTGCTGGAACCGGACAGGGTGTACGAGACGGACCTGGCCGAGGTGATCGCCAAGCACCATCTGCTGCTCAGCCTGAACTGGCGTGAACCGAGGGTCAGCGGCTACCACAAGGTGTCCGGCGACGCGGGCGGACCGCCGCCCCTCGTCGTCGCCACCGCCGTGCACGCCGACGACGACGGACGCCACCGTCTGAGGATCGCGGTCCGGGACGGCTACGAGGTCCTCTGCGAGAGCGTCGAGTGCGACAGGGACACCGCGCAGGTCCTCCACACCCTGGAGCGTACGGACATCGGCGCACTCCACTCCACGGCCTCGGAGTTGGTCCGCGATCAGGTCGCCGCCGTCCTGGCCCGTGTCACCGACCGCTGA
- a CDS encoding cupin domain-containing protein, with product MSEPSTTPGEGFHPHLHDAADRVAAPLRTRLHHVRSDSLDGDTAQSGGMRRFAAVSGKNVGSEKLWMGQTHVAPATSSSDHHHGESETAIYVVSGHPEFVFLDDSGSEPEEVRLRTSPGDYIFVPPFVPHREENPDPDDEAVVVIARSTQEAIVVNLPRLYALPADET from the coding sequence ATGAGCGAGCCGTCGACGACCCCTGGTGAAGGCTTTCACCCGCATCTCCACGACGCCGCGGACCGCGTGGCCGCGCCGCTGCGCACCCGGCTGCACCACGTCCGGTCCGATTCCCTCGACGGTGACACCGCCCAGAGCGGCGGCATGCGCAGGTTCGCGGCCGTCAGCGGGAAGAACGTGGGCTCCGAGAAGCTGTGGATGGGCCAGACCCACGTGGCACCCGCCACCTCGTCGTCCGACCACCATCACGGAGAGTCCGAGACCGCCATCTATGTGGTGAGCGGACACCCCGAGTTCGTCTTCCTCGACGACTCCGGAAGCGAGCCGGAGGAGGTACGGCTGCGCACCTCCCCGGGTGACTACATCTTCGTCCCGCCGTTCGTGCCGCACCGGGAGGAGAACCCGGACCCCGACGACGAAGCGGTGGTCGTCATCGCCCGCAGCACCCAGGAGGCGATCGTGGTCAACCTTCCCCGCCTGTACGCGCTTCCGGCGGACGAGACGTGA